From Butyricimonas paravirosa, one genomic window encodes:
- a CDS encoding RNA polymerase sigma factor, with amino-acid sequence MVRCIKDRLVAFKEGDEDAFRFYYEMYYHALCLFGIRMVKEEDDVLDIAQDVFVNLWKARETIESLVHMRMYLYQSMRHRCLNYMRVKKLEEMYCHEYALFESEEGFGDAVVEEEVHRMVMEEIEQLPLEQRRVIMLHLEGKNNIEIAEILKVSVNTVKTHKARARQQLKTKLKDLFVMTFVLGL; translated from the coding sequence ATGGTGAGGTGTATAAAAGATAGGTTGGTAGCTTTTAAAGAGGGAGATGAAGATGCGTTTCGTTTTTATTACGAGATGTATTATCACGCTTTGTGTCTGTTCGGAATCCGGATGGTGAAGGAGGAAGATGACGTGTTGGATATTGCGCAGGATGTTTTCGTGAATCTGTGGAAGGCGAGGGAGACGATAGAATCGTTGGTTCATATGCGAATGTATTTGTACCAATCGATGCGACATCGTTGTTTGAATTATATGCGGGTGAAGAAGTTGGAGGAGATGTATTGTCATGAATATGCGTTGTTCGAATCGGAAGAGGGATTTGGGGATGCGGTCGTGGAGGAGGAAGTGCATCGGATGGTGATGGAGGAAATTGAGCAGCTACCGTTGGAACAGCGTCGGGTGATCATGTTGCATCTGGAAGGAAAGAATAATATTGAAATTGCTGAGATTCTGAAAGTTTCTGTGAACACGGTGAAGACGCATAAAGCCCGAGCCCGCCAGCAATTGAAAACTAAATTGAAGGATCTTTTCGTGATGACGTTCGTCTTAGGATTATAA
- a CDS encoding SusC/RagA family TonB-linked outer membrane protein translates to MMKLTSFLLLVSFMQVSAALYSQDSKVSIQVKECPIEQVFELIENQSSYVFVYNHEQVKNVGRVTANFQNESVAQILKTCLKGSGLYYEFVDNTIVIRLGQEDKKFKTIRGKVMDRDSVPLPGVTVKMKGTTIGTASDMHGKFELVIPEAQKVVLVFTFIGMKQIEREVKVGLPINVVMEEDVATLDEVVSYGYYNVDKRHMTSSVTSLKMDDIMMPGVSSVDQMLEGRVPGMIFMQNSGQVGAAPKIKIRGTTTVLGSQAPLWVLDGVILSDPVNIDPTSINDLDFVNLLGNAISGINPDDIDKIDVLKDASATAIYGPRASNGVIVITTKKGKVGAPSVSYSLTGTFRQRPRYTDRAVNVMNSQERIDYSRDIVENKLEIPDLESWVGYESAYYDYQSGKINHAEFLNAVHKMETVNTDWLGILMKDSYSHNHTVSVSGGTDNIRYYASLGYSNENGNIRGEKNDRYSALTRLNLNYKNFTMQFGLNGSTIKKEYTPEKVGVTDYAYNTSRSIQAYDDNGDLWFYQKRKADAGAYDQLFNIINEQNNTYDKIKTEQIGLNVSLGYYLLPKLKAEVFCSYNVSNSNEEIYFGEKTWYIAELRKKNAETGEIDFGKTLCPSGGELRLDNTKNENYSFRGSLTFNKSIDKEQEHVVSASVIGELSSSRYSGFKITKRGYLPERGLIFDKIESMTDGNLYTKYNEWLLTDAARGQLKDNLTNLVGLIGTATYSYRNAYIFNVNARIDFSNKFGDASNDRLLPIWSVSGRWNMHENVLRNVSWIDMLALKMSFGYQGNMSAQDSPRLIIKKGGTDNDFKEYSSTIDRYPNPNLKWEKTSTYNVDVDFSLFNNKINGTVGYYYRYTTDAFLSKKVSVVNGIDTYTVNSGNLKNQGYELTLNFVPINTMTTVNGERRGLVWRFDPNFGSVFNQLIDKVKHKDQVLQDEVTFEDYLNGRVQISGRPVNTFYSYRYKGLDPKNGAPMFYGTEATTIVDGEERNTSEIYEAMDREDVWMTVMEHSGCREPFLQGSISNYLGWKNWGLSFNLSYSIGSKIRLFRLYPNQGVVNGPEQNLRRELVNRWRRPGDELNTNVPGILSGRDHLDAVFPWWDGETYDFSRTLWDMYDFSNLRVASGNYLKLSSISLRYVVPESFCEKLRVKSLYLNLSGTNLFTLCSRKLKGQDPSQSGSTDLINISVRPTYSLQLNVTF, encoded by the coding sequence ATGATGAAATTAACATCTTTTTTGCTGTTGGTTAGTTTTATGCAGGTCTCTGCGGCCCTGTATTCACAGGATTCCAAGGTTTCGATACAGGTGAAAGAATGCCCTATCGAACAAGTGTTTGAATTGATTGAAAATCAATCCAGTTATGTCTTCGTGTATAATCATGAGCAGGTAAAGAACGTGGGACGTGTTACGGCTAATTTCCAAAATGAGAGTGTCGCTCAAATTTTGAAAACTTGTCTGAAGGGATCTGGGCTATATTACGAGTTTGTGGATAACACGATCGTTATACGTTTGGGTCAAGAGGACAAAAAGTTCAAGACGATACGAGGTAAAGTGATGGATCGGGATTCCGTGCCTTTACCCGGTGTGACGGTGAAGATGAAAGGGACTACTATAGGGACGGCAAGTGATATGCATGGAAAATTTGAATTAGTGATTCCTGAAGCTCAGAAAGTTGTGCTTGTATTTACATTCATAGGTATGAAACAGATCGAGAGGGAAGTAAAAGTCGGTCTGCCAATTAACGTGGTCATGGAGGAAGATGTGGCCACGCTGGATGAGGTCGTTTCCTACGGGTATTATAACGTGGATAAACGGCACATGACGAGTTCGGTGACTTCTTTGAAGATGGATGATATTATGATGCCGGGGGTAAGTTCGGTGGATCAAATGTTGGAGGGGCGAGTACCGGGGATGATTTTCATGCAGAATTCGGGACAGGTGGGTGCGGCTCCAAAGATTAAGATCCGGGGAACGACGACGGTTTTGGGGTCTCAAGCTCCATTGTGGGTGTTGGATGGTGTGATTTTGTCTGATCCGGTGAATATTGACCCGACGAGCATCAATGATTTGGATTTTGTGAATTTGTTGGGGAATGCTATTTCCGGTATTAACCCGGACGATATTGACAAGATCGACGTGTTGAAGGACGCTTCGGCCACGGCTATATACGGTCCGAGGGCATCAAACGGCGTGATCGTGATCACGACAAAGAAAGGAAAAGTGGGGGCCCCGTCGGTTTCCTATTCTTTGACAGGAACATTTCGTCAGCGGCCCCGGTACACGGACCGGGCGGTGAACGTGATGAATTCTCAGGAGAGGATAGATTATTCTCGGGATATTGTTGAAAATAAACTGGAGATCCCGGATTTGGAGAGTTGGGTTGGTTATGAATCCGCCTATTATGATTACCAAAGCGGTAAAATCAATCACGCAGAGTTTTTGAATGCCGTTCATAAAATGGAAACCGTGAACACGGATTGGTTAGGGATTCTAATGAAAGATTCTTATTCACACAATCATACGGTGAGTGTTTCCGGTGGTACGGATAATATTCGCTATTACGCGTCCTTGGGGTATAGTAACGAGAATGGTAATATCCGGGGAGAGAAAAATGATCGTTATTCCGCTCTGACCCGTTTAAATCTGAACTATAAAAATTTCACGATGCAATTCGGGTTGAATGGTAGTACGATTAAAAAGGAATATACACCAGAGAAAGTCGGGGTGACCGATTACGCTTACAATACTTCCCGTAGTATTCAAGCGTATGATGATAACGGAGATCTTTGGTTTTATCAAAAGAGAAAAGCAGATGCAGGTGCCTATGATCAGTTATTTAATATCATAAACGAACAAAATAATACTTATGATAAGATTAAAACGGAACAAATCGGTTTGAATGTTTCCTTAGGATATTACTTGCTCCCGAAATTGAAAGCTGAAGTATTCTGTTCCTATAACGTCTCTAATTCAAACGAAGAAATATATTTTGGGGAGAAAACGTGGTATATTGCCGAATTAAGGAAAAAGAACGCGGAAACGGGAGAAATAGATTTCGGGAAGACATTGTGTCCTTCCGGGGGAGAATTGCGGCTGGATAACACGAAAAACGAGAACTATAGTTTCCGGGGATCTCTTACTTTTAATAAAAGTATCGATAAGGAACAGGAGCATGTCGTTTCTGCTTCCGTGATCGGGGAATTGAGTTCTTCGAGATATAGTGGTTTCAAGATTACAAAACGCGGGTATCTACCGGAGCGAGGGTTGATTTTTGACAAGATCGAGTCGATGACAGACGGCAATCTTTACACGAAATATAATGAATGGTTGTTGACTGATGCGGCAAGAGGACAACTGAAAGACAATCTGACGAATTTGGTGGGGTTGATTGGTACGGCAACTTATTCATACCGGAATGCTTATATTTTTAACGTGAATGCGAGAATTGATTTTTCGAATAAATTCGGGGATGCCAGTAATGATCGGTTGTTGCCGATATGGTCTGTTTCCGGACGTTGGAATATGCACGAGAATGTGTTGCGAAATGTGAGTTGGATTGATATGCTGGCGCTGAAAATGTCGTTCGGGTATCAGGGAAATATGTCTGCACAGGATTCTCCCCGTTTGATTATTAAAAAGGGAGGGACGGATAACGATTTCAAGGAATATTCCTCGACGATTGATAGATACCCGAATCCTAACTTGAAATGGGAGAAGACTTCAACTTACAACGTGGATGTGGATTTCTCGTTATTTAATAATAAAATTAACGGTACGGTCGGTTATTATTACCGTTACACAACAGATGCTTTCCTCTCGAAGAAAGTATCCGTGGTGAATGGTATTGATACTTACACGGTGAATAGTGGGAATTTGAAAAATCAAGGTTACGAGTTGACGTTGAATTTTGTACCAATCAACACGATGACAACGGTTAACGGGGAACGTCGTGGGTTAGTCTGGCGTTTTGATCCGAATTTTGGTTCGGTTTTCAACCAGTTGATTGATAAGGTAAAACATAAGGATCAAGTGTTACAAGACGAAGTGACGTTTGAAGATTATTTAAATGGTCGGGTACAAATATCCGGACGTCCGGTGAACACGTTCTATTCCTATAGATACAAGGGACTGGATCCGAAGAACGGGGCTCCGATGTTTTACGGGACAGAGGCGACGACTATCGTAGATGGGGAAGAAAGAAATACGAGCGAGATTTACGAGGCGATGGATCGTGAGGATGTGTGGATGACCGTGATGGAACATTCCGGATGTCGGGAGCCGTTTTTACAGGGAAGTATAAGTAATTACCTCGGATGGAAGAATTGGGGACTTTCTTTTAACTTGTCATATAGTATCGGTTCGAAAATTCGTTTGTTCAGGTTGTACCCGAATCAAGGAGTTGTGAATGGACCGGAACAGAATCTTCGTCGAGAACTGGTAAATCGTTGGCGTCGTCCGGGAGATGAGTTAAACACGAATGTTCCCGGTATCTTGTCGGGAAGAGATCATCTGGATGCTGTTTTCCCTTGGTGGGATGGAGAGACATACGATTTTTCCAGGACGTTGTGGGATATGTATGACTTTTCCAATCTTCGGGTGGCATCCGGTAATTATTTGAAATTGTCAAGTATCTCGTTGCGATATGTCGTGCCGGAAAGTTTTTGTGAGAAATTGCGGGTGAAGTCTCTCTATCTGAATTTGAGCGGGACAAATTTATTTACCTTGTGTAGTCGGAAACTAAAAGGACAGGACCCATCTCAATCCGGTTCTACCGATTTGATTAATATCTCCGTGCGTCCGACGTATTCACTTCAATTAAATGTAACGTTTTAA
- a CDS encoding protein-disulfide reductase DsbD domain-containing protein produces MKGIVLCLMFVTLFLVAGGCHRGTDGKQGLKVLYVGFNPDRELPPRNFAHGAGIAESRYEKDMRERMPAFEKLLKQYFVKVQTVDARDYEESMTEEFDVIVFDGVPEPVYPKQEEAETELAPVAKKLADVVDTKALFAAHYFSDQYNKPTLFVGDKAGILGAALGLKLNWYCRCLDAHAYDVRGDHPIFQGPLPVDMTYERRLAPSSAISGVEGVTTPGVMDMWRVQTEGYREGGRERYRQGLVAFGDGFEENGDGERIAGGVSDKYRNAVAIGRHGNFFMWGFAADPNYMTETAQRVFINAICYISKFDGKVPVTRKYENGYVTREKLRQQLALFERDTFEHYREARMTYNEKLMELKREVEDLNAAGKEVPGDLMGQAWPQPQKVMEYEEYLNSYLKRDRERAGCSDAEEYRVYLKENMDYFYGGTGNFSFRVDRDLKQLGIAVGDVKGLERAIELLEGSPEEREKGERLLARYSMENFSTAAEWKTWLDEVRDRLIFSEACGYKFVDKVKGMAINWIDKTQGGVQQDNPVSVLAMRIGKEIQVQFTMKEGFHIYANSGEEGAYVLTDVKFEYPRGIEPDGKLKVPEGKAYEADSKVKIYEKKVTLVQPVKVIPADNKGVIICTVTYQACDDMICMPPVTEEIEVINL; encoded by the coding sequence ATGAAAGGAATTGTTTTATGTTTGATGTTCGTAACGTTGTTTCTGGTGGCAGGAGGATGCCACCGGGGCACGGACGGGAAACAGGGGTTGAAGGTTTTGTATGTGGGTTTTAATCCGGACCGGGAGTTGCCTCCTAGGAATTTTGCTCACGGGGCGGGAATCGCGGAAAGTCGTTACGAGAAAGATATGAGGGAGAGAATGCCTGCATTTGAAAAATTGCTGAAGCAGTATTTCGTAAAGGTGCAAACGGTGGATGCCCGGGATTATGAAGAGAGTATGACGGAAGAGTTTGATGTGATCGTGTTTGACGGGGTACCGGAGCCTGTCTACCCTAAACAGGAAGAAGCAGAAACCGAGCTTGCTCCTGTTGCAAAAAAGTTGGCAGACGTGGTGGATACAAAGGCTTTGTTTGCTGCACATTATTTCTCGGATCAGTATAATAAACCGACTTTGTTTGTTGGTGATAAAGCTGGAATTTTAGGGGCTGCACTGGGGTTGAAATTGAACTGGTATTGCCGTTGTTTGGATGCCCATGCTTATGATGTACGGGGGGATCACCCGATTTTTCAGGGACCGCTACCCGTGGATATGACGTACGAAAGACGATTGGCACCCTCGTCGGCTATTTCCGGGGTGGAAGGTGTGACGACACCGGGAGTGATGGATATGTGGCGGGTGCAAACAGAGGGGTATCGTGAAGGAGGACGGGAACGTTACCGGCAGGGATTGGTGGCTTTCGGAGATGGTTTTGAAGAGAATGGTGACGGGGAACGGATTGCCGGAGGGGTGAGCGATAAGTACCGGAATGCAGTGGCAATCGGACGACATGGTAATTTTTTCATGTGGGGATTTGCGGCAGACCCGAATTATATGACGGAAACGGCACAAAGGGTGTTTATTAATGCGATATGTTATATCAGTAAGTTCGATGGAAAAGTTCCTGTGACGAGAAAGTACGAGAATGGTTATGTGACGAGGGAAAAGTTACGGCAACAACTGGCCTTATTCGAACGAGATACATTTGAACATTACCGGGAGGCAAGAATGACTTATAACGAGAAATTGATGGAGTTGAAACGTGAAGTTGAGGATCTGAATGCCGCGGGAAAAGAGGTGCCGGGTGATTTGATGGGACAGGCGTGGCCTCAGCCTCAGAAGGTGATGGAGTACGAGGAGTATCTGAATAGTTATTTGAAAAGAGACAGGGAAAGAGCCGGATGTTCGGATGCGGAAGAGTATCGTGTGTATTTGAAGGAGAATATGGATTATTTCTACGGGGGAACGGGTAATTTTTCGTTCCGGGTAGATCGGGATTTGAAACAATTGGGGATTGCCGTGGGGGACGTGAAAGGATTGGAGAGGGCTATCGAGTTGTTGGAGGGTTCACCGGAGGAACGGGAAAAGGGAGAACGTTTGTTGGCCCGCTATTCTATGGAAAATTTTTCGACCGCGGCGGAATGGAAAACATGGTTGGATGAGGTGAGGGACCGTTTGATCTTTTCGGAGGCGTGCGGGTATAAATTTGTTGATAAAGTTAAGGGGATGGCTATCAATTGGATCGATAAGACACAAGGGGGTGTACAGCAGGATAACCCCGTGAGCGTGCTTGCCATGAGGATTGGGAAGGAGATTCAAGTGCAATTTACAATGAAGGAGGGTTTCCATATTTATGCCAATTCGGGAGAGGAAGGAGCTTACGTGTTGACAGATGTTAAGTTTGAATACCCTAGAGGTATTGAGCCGGATGGTAAATTGAAGGTGCCGGAAGGGAAAGCGTATGAGGCAGATTCCAAGGTGAAAATTTACGAGAAGAAAGTAACGCTTGTTCAGCCCGTGAAGGTTATCCCAGCCGATAATAAAGGTGTGATTATTTGTACGGTGACTTACCAGGCTTGTGATGATATGATTTGTATGCCGCCGGTGACGGAAGAGATTGAGGTGATAAATCTTTAG
- a CDS encoding peroxiredoxin family protein, producing the protein MKQIILVLVVLFAGINLANGQIETEPEKYGFKVWTGNDVPDFEVTMTNGKAIKMKKLRGKVVLLDFVGTQCTPCIAGLKKFKKEIFERFKGKDLVVVPVIVKYKNEEDIKKFQERFGFDFPFGKDKDRKIANLFFEGGIPRYFVIDRKGKIVYHGPSYMPGTWEVMLDTITKALESKK; encoded by the coding sequence ATGAAACAAATTATTTTAGTATTGGTCGTGTTGTTCGCCGGAATAAATTTGGCAAACGGACAGATTGAAACGGAACCGGAGAAGTATGGTTTTAAGGTGTGGACAGGAAATGATGTACCTGATTTCGAGGTGACAATGACGAATGGTAAGGCTATTAAAATGAAAAAATTGCGGGGAAAAGTGGTGTTGTTGGATTTTGTGGGTACGCAGTGTACGCCTTGTATCGCTGGGTTGAAAAAATTTAAGAAGGAGATATTCGAACGTTTTAAAGGAAAAGATTTGGTTGTTGTTCCTGTTATTGTGAAGTATAAAAATGAGGAGGATATAAAAAAGTTTCAGGAGCGTTTCGGATTTGATTTTCCTTTTGGAAAGGATAAAGATAGAAAGATTGCCAATTTGTTTTTCGAGGGGGGGATACCCCGTTATTTCGTGATTGACAGGAAAGGGAAAATCGTGTATCACGGACCGAGTTACATGCCCGGAACGTGGGAAGTAATGTTGGATACGATAACAAAAGCATTGGAAAGTAAAAAATAG
- a CDS encoding S9 family peptidase, whose protein sequence is MKGITLLLSFFFLFGSVRGQKANYEQAERFGKMKFGMLAGSLEVRPNYIGESDVFWYTFKTGDGVRYYYVDPKRGVKRELFDRKLLAKKLEEVTGEVVREEALSLRSVRVKEGGRAVEFKYAKRCFEYDVKENVLVQVEEEVHNSPVKRGEVLFGKSSPDGAYVAYVKRHDLYVMRVKDSVETRLTTDGERYFSYGKSDSDTSGNVGTTRAEWFGDSKKMYVIREDLRKVGELPLISSNGDRPTVQAYKCALPGDEHVPQYEAAIFDVTTGKQVKVKMEKWKDQLLWLSYAGKRSDQLFIQRKKRTRDELEICAVDTETGEVRVVIHEKGKPYLNDELYSIAYLNDASEILWWSERSGWGNYYLYDNQGRLKNQVTSENWTSGRIVRIDTVGRTLYFEGHGQVEGGNPYYARLNRVNLDGKGKIKMLTPEEGNHKVTFSPSGRYIIDTYSRPDQAPRNVVRDVSGKLLFTLERPDLNNLYAEGWREPECFTVKAADEETDLYGVMWKPMDFDSTKRYPVIAYVYPGPWTEYIPLDFEFSSPSGAPQLAQLGFVVVCFGNRGGSPYRGRDYHCYGYGNLRDYPLADNKYGLEQLIARYSFIDGTKVGIFGHSGGGSMTVAAICTYPDFYKAAVASSGNYDNTIFDYGWSEIHHGIKEVTKEGKVSFEFSIPVHLELAKNLKGHLMLVTGDADDTVNPANTSRMVHSLILAGKDFELVVLPGQRHGYMGLAKEYYFRKMWRHFERYLLDE, encoded by the coding sequence ATGAAAGGGATAACCTTACTATTGAGTTTCTTTTTTCTCTTTGGGAGCGTACGGGGACAGAAGGCGAATTATGAACAGGCGGAACGTTTCGGAAAGATGAAATTCGGGATGTTGGCAGGCTCCCTAGAGGTGAGGCCCAACTATATCGGGGAGAGCGATGTGTTTTGGTATACTTTTAAAACAGGTGATGGTGTACGTTATTATTACGTGGACCCGAAACGTGGCGTGAAACGAGAGCTTTTTGACCGGAAGTTGTTGGCGAAGAAACTAGAAGAGGTGACCGGTGAAGTTGTCCGTGAAGAGGCTTTGTCTTTGAGGAGTGTTCGTGTGAAGGAGGGTGGCCGGGCAGTGGAGTTTAAGTATGCTAAACGTTGTTTCGAGTATGATGTGAAGGAAAATGTACTTGTTCAGGTTGAAGAAGAAGTTCACAATTCACCCGTGAAGAGAGGAGAGGTTTTGTTTGGGAAATCTTCACCGGATGGGGCTTATGTGGCTTACGTGAAACGGCATGACTTGTATGTGATGCGGGTGAAGGATTCGGTGGAAACACGATTAACAACGGACGGGGAACGTTATTTTTCTTATGGGAAGTCGGATAGTGATACGAGCGGGAATGTCGGGACAACTCGTGCCGAATGGTTCGGGGATTCCAAGAAGATGTACGTGATCCGGGAAGATTTGAGGAAGGTGGGGGAACTACCGCTGATTTCTTCAAACGGGGATCGTCCGACAGTGCAAGCATATAAGTGTGCTTTACCGGGGGATGAGCACGTGCCGCAATACGAGGCCGCAATATTTGATGTTACCACGGGAAAGCAGGTGAAAGTGAAGATGGAGAAGTGGAAAGATCAGTTATTATGGTTGTCATATGCGGGGAAACGGTCGGATCAACTTTTTATCCAACGGAAAAAGCGTACCCGGGATGAACTAGAAATATGTGCCGTGGACACGGAGACTGGAGAAGTTCGGGTTGTGATTCACGAAAAAGGGAAACCTTATTTGAATGATGAGTTGTATTCGATAGCTTATTTGAATGATGCGAGCGAGATTTTGTGGTGGTCGGAACGTTCTGGATGGGGAAATTACTATTTGTATGATAATCAAGGTAGATTGAAGAATCAGGTTACTTCCGAAAATTGGACTTCTGGGAGAATTGTGAGGATAGATACAGTTGGTCGGACGTTATATTTCGAGGGACACGGACAGGTAGAAGGTGGTAATCCTTACTATGCCCGTTTGAACCGGGTGAACTTGGACGGGAAAGGGAAAATCAAGATGCTGACTCCGGAAGAGGGGAATCATAAAGTGACATTTTCTCCGTCGGGACGTTATATTATAGATACTTATTCCCGACCGGATCAAGCTCCAAGAAATGTAGTACGAGATGTAAGCGGGAAGCTTTTGTTCACGTTGGAACGACCTGATTTGAATAATTTGTATGCGGAAGGCTGGCGAGAGCCGGAGTGTTTCACGGTGAAGGCGGCTGATGAGGAAACAGATTTATACGGGGTGATGTGGAAACCGATGGATTTTGATTCCACGAAACGTTACCCGGTTATTGCTTACGTGTACCCCGGACCGTGGACGGAATATATACCTCTTGATTTTGAATTTTCTTCTCCTTCGGGAGCCCCGCAACTGGCTCAACTCGGATTCGTGGTTGTCTGTTTTGGTAACCGGGGAGGCAGTCCTTATCGTGGACGGGATTATCATTGCTACGGGTATGGTAATTTGCGGGATTATCCTTTGGCAGATAATAAATACGGGTTGGAGCAATTGATCGCGAGGTATTCATTTATTGATGGGACGAAAGTGGGAATCTTTGGTCATTCGGGAGGGGGATCGATGACGGTGGCAGCTATATGTACTTATCCGGATTTTTACAAAGCTGCAGTGGCCTCTTCCGGTAATTATGACAATACGATTTTTGATTACGGGTGGAGTGAGATTCATCACGGTATAAAAGAGGTGACCAAGGAGGGAAAGGTTAGTTTTGAATTTTCAATACCAGTCCATTTAGAGTTGGCGAAGAATTTGAAAGGGCATTTGATGTTAGTTACGGGAGATGCGGATGATACGGTGAACCCAGCAAACACGTCCCGAATGGTTCATTCTCTGATTCTAGCAGGGAAAGATTTTGAGTTGGTGGTGTTACCCGGACAGAGGCACGGGTACATGGGGTTGGCAAAGGAATATTATTTCCGGAAGATGTGGCGACATTTCGAGCGATATTTGCTGGATGAATGA
- a CDS encoding FecR family protein codes for MEKGIERSIEEKIQRIKAYWDGVLSPEEEAEFSRWIDSSPKNKALLDRVQDERVWLEKIHFRERNDLERGWHGIQKKMQKRPMLFVRLMRYAAMLVVVMLTGLIAFSVWDDGKGDDLKLGVQNETLSAKGGYKAYLELTNGKRLELDSLSKLETHVEGAVIKAEDQGTVIVHEQQGDSLVESVEYNRMIIPRGGEYKIVLADGSQVWINSQSVLEFPSRFTGGERRVKLKGEAYFEVSRNESKPFVVEVEDKEVRVLGTQFNTSDYKGSFVTTLVSGKVQVRVGDADYILHPSMQARVESGKVVVEKVDIKEFTAWKDGLFVFKKKRLQDVLDILSRWYDVDVFYQNLDLQDLHFTGTIQRHSNIADVLKFLEKTNMVKFTLKGRTLIVSK; via the coding sequence ATGGAAAAAGGGATAGAAAGGTCTATAGAGGAAAAAATTCAACGAATAAAAGCTTATTGGGATGGGGTATTGTCTCCGGAAGAGGAGGCGGAATTTTCGCGTTGGATAGATTCATCTCCGAAGAATAAGGCTTTGTTGGATAGGGTGCAGGATGAGCGTGTTTGGTTGGAAAAGATTCATTTCCGGGAAAGAAATGATTTGGAGAGAGGATGGCATGGTATTCAGAAAAAGATGCAGAAGCGTCCGATGCTGTTTGTTCGTTTGATGCGTTATGCAGCCATGTTGGTTGTTGTTATGTTGACGGGATTGATCGCTTTTAGTGTTTGGGATGATGGAAAAGGTGATGATCTCAAGTTGGGTGTTCAGAACGAAACTCTTTCTGCGAAAGGTGGATATAAGGCCTATCTGGAATTGACGAACGGTAAACGTTTGGAACTGGATAGTTTGAGTAAATTGGAAACACATGTCGAAGGTGCCGTGATAAAAGCGGAAGACCAAGGAACCGTGATTGTTCATGAACAGCAAGGGGATTCTTTGGTGGAGAGCGTGGAGTATAACCGAATGATAATTCCTCGTGGGGGAGAATACAAGATCGTGTTGGCAGATGGTAGTCAGGTGTGGATAAATTCTCAATCTGTATTGGAGTTTCCTTCTCGGTTTACGGGAGGTGAACGGCGAGTAAAATTGAAGGGAGAGGCTTATTTTGAAGTTTCAAGGAATGAGAGTAAACCTTTTGTCGTGGAAGTTGAAGATAAAGAAGTCCGGGTTTTGGGAACTCAATTTAATACAAGTGATTACAAGGGGAGCTTTGTGACGACATTAGTTTCCGGAAAAGTGCAGGTTCGTGTTGGTGATGCGGACTATATTCTTCATCCTTCCATGCAGGCAAGAGTGGAATCGGGCAAGGTGGTGGTGGAGAAAGTGGATATAAAGGAATTTACAGCTTGGAAAGATGGTCTTTTTGTTTTTAAAAAGAAGAGATTACAAGATGTGTTGGATATTTTATCCCGTTGGTATGATGTAGACGTGTTCTATCAGAATTTAGATTTACAGGATTTACATTTCACGGGAACAATTCAGCGGCATAGTAATATTGCTGATGTATTAAAATTTCTGGAGAAGACGAATATGGTGAAGTTTACCTTGAAAGGAAGGACTTTGATCGTTTCTAAATAA